A part of Prionailurus viverrinus isolate Anna chromosome E1, UM_Priviv_1.0, whole genome shotgun sequence genomic DNA contains:
- the CTC1 gene encoding CST complex subunit CTC1 isoform X2 produces the protein MEAATAPAPDSEQAWLEAARTFIQETLCPAGTEPDVQLTQLVIDCVKTIWLSQGKNQGFPLPLSYSFVSVQDLKTHQNLPCCSHLSWSSNAYQAWAQEAGPSGTPLPRERLLLLGTLTDLSGDLEQECRKGDLYVKDNTGVLGCELIDLDLSWLGHLFLFPSWSYLPPPRWSSSGEGHLELLSAPVPVLPLTSSPSSLSPLSVLYPETASRLLRHRGKLRGVQPNLAGKLVRVSALVRSQKKAHFVLSLGGSSPAGSLVSVVVQIPAQLVWHRALWPGRSYVLTALRVVRIRGHCYRVWTTSPSSHLLPLRPECVRELELELDGPLLEADPPPLPAPSSSQDGDREAALVRNSTLLSYTGKVTGVLSQPAGLYEMDGQLALCLAYQQFHSLRKVVRPGVSLELQDVHLLQSVGGGTRRPVLAPCLHGAILLRGFSCQKPETQSFHQAQGASLYEQLVWERQLGLPLYLWATKALEELACKLCPHVLRHHQLLQHSCPGNPSPGLQLLAPVLDVLAPPGSSRRNAHKEILEDPHHCPLQKYTRLQTPCSFPTLATLKDQGRCRAWAAFDAKTLLPLPEASHLTSGQLNQRLSWSWLSLLPSTFHPPQILIGLLAASSHKGCLQLRDRSGSLPCLILAKHSQPISDSRLIGCLVRTEKFQLIIERNVRSTFPSCKELSMAGFIQKQQARVYIQFFLADALILPVPRPLLLSAASLAPSQTEPALPEGPPTEQSRLFLLSHKEALMKRNFGVPPGASPEVPKPILSFYVSGRWLGGTQRKEGTAWGPPEPEGDESKDQKVLLVFRGSSIRWFEFLHPGRVYRLVAPGPPTPLLFAEGGPSCVPQRPLELAGCTSCLTVRDEWTVELESSRDLPAAPDANKPLPETSLADLLSGDHTNSLVSFSAEVLSRTLCEPFPAPFWTKPGTARTSRGCVKLTVAVRVADCPFPPHLDIYIKDPHLPPPLGLLPGARVYFGQLEKKISSAPLPRIFLAELLQGSRAPFQATASCHIVSVFSLQLLWVCAHCTSLCPQGRCARQGSTCPTQTSIIQASVRLLVEDGTAEALVTCKNHHVATALGLCPSEWTSLLECVRGPGKVALQFTGPGAQVESSAKIDEPLVLFLRTLCTSFSVLRPVVLSFELERKSSMVTVLEPPRLQRFQCGELTLLTRVNPRIQLSCLSIQEPKHPSSLGAFSLSC, from the exons ATGGAGGCCGCCACGGCTCCGGCTCCCGACTCC GAGCAGGCCTGGCTTGAGGCTGCCCGGACCTTCATCCAAGAGACCCTGTGTCCAGCTGGCACGGAGCCCGATGTCCAGTTGACTCAGTTGGTAATTGACTGTGTGAAGACCATCTGGTTGTCCCAGGGAAAGAACCAGGgttttcccctgcccctcagctaCAG cTTTGTCTCAGTACAGGACCTCAAGACCCACCAAAACCTCCCATGCTGCAGCCACCTGTCCTGGAGCAGTAATGCATACCAGGCTTGGGCCCAAGAGGCTGGACCAAGTGGGACTCCCCTACCCCGGGAGCGGCTGTTACTCTTAGGGACACTAACAGACCTGTCAGGGGACTTGGAACAAGAGTGCAGGAAAGGAGACCTCTATGTGAAAGATAACACTGGTGTCCTGGGCTGTGAG CTCATAGATCTGGACCTCTCTTGGTTGGGCCATCTCTTTCTGTTCCCCAGTTGGAGctacctccctcctcccaggtgGAGTTCTTCAGGGGAAGGACACTTGGAGCTCTTGAGTGCTCCGGTGCCAGTGCTCCCCCTGACCAGCAGTCCGAGCTCCCTCagccctctctctgttctctatCCAGAGACCGCTTCCCGCCTGCTCAGGCACAG aggCAAGCTCAGAGGCGTGCAGCCAAACCTGGCCGGGAAGCTGGTTCGCGTGAGCGCTCTGGTGAGGAGTCAGAAGAAAGCTCACTTTGTCCTGTCTCTTGGTGGATCCTCGCCAGCTGGCAGCCTCGTGTCCGTCGTCGTGCAG ATCCCTGCCCAGCTGGTGTGGCACCGAGCCCTCTGGCCTGGTAGGTCCTATGTGCTGACAGCCTTGCGAGTGGTCAGGATCCGCGGCCACTGTTACCGCGTTTGGACGACCAGTCCCTCCTCCCATCTGCTGCCCCTGCGACCGGAGTGCGTGcgggagctggagctggagctggatgGACCCCTCTTGGAGGCTGACCCCCCGCCACTCCCCGCGCCCAGCAGCTCCCAGGACGGGGACAGGGAAGCAGCTCTTGTCCGGAACTCTACGCTCTTGTCATACACG GGAAAGGTCACTGGCGTGCTGAGTCAGCCGGCCGGCCTCTACGAGATGGACGGGCAGCTGGCGCTCTGCCTCGCCTACCAGCAGTTCCACAGCCTCCGGAAGGTGGTGCGGCCGGGAGTCTCCCTGGAG CTCCAGGACGTTCACCTGCTGCAGTCCGTGGGCGGAGGGACGAGAAGGCCAGTGCTGGCCCCCTGCCTCCACGGCGCCATCCTGCTCCGGGGCTTCTCTTGCCAGAAGCCTGAGACTCAGTCGTTCCACCAGGCCCAGGGGGCCTCCCTGTATGAGCAGCTGGTGTGGGAACGTCAGCTAGGACTGCCCCTGTACCTGTGGGCCACCAAGGCACTGGAGGAGCTGGCCTGCAA GCTGTGTCCCCACGTGCTGAGACACCACCAGCTCCTGCAGCACTCCTGTCCTGGGAACCCCAGCCCGGGGCTGCAGCTTCTGGCCCCCGTCCTGGACGTTCTAGCTCCGCCGGGCAGCAGCCGTCGCAATGCCCACAAGGAGATCCTCGAAGATCCACATCACTGTCCCCTACAGAAG TACACGCGGCTGCAGACCCCTTGCTCTTTCCCTACTCTGGCCACCCTGAAAGACCAAGGCCGGTGCAGGGCCTGGGCCGCCTTTGACGCTAAGACCCTCCTGCCCCTCCCGGAGGCCTCTCATCTGACCAGCGGCCAGCTCAACCAGCGTCTGTCGTGGTCCTGGctctctctgctgccctccaCCTTCCACCCGCCCCAG ATTTTAATTGGGCTTCTGGCGGCTTCATCTCACAAAGGCTGCCTGCAGCTTCGGGACAGAAGCGGTTCCCTCCCCTGTCTAATCCTGGCCAAGCACTCTCAGCCCATCAGCGACTCCCGGCTCATAG GCTGCTTGGTGCGGACAGAGAAGTTCCAGTTGATCATAGAGAGGAACGTCAGGAGCACCTTCCCTTCTTGTAAGGAGCTGAGCATGGCGGGCTTCATCCAGAAGCAGCAGGCCAG GGTCTATATCCAGTTCTTCCTGGCTGACGCCCTGATCCTGCCTGTGCCGAGACCCTTGCTTCTCTCAGCCGCCTCCCTCGCACCTTCTCAGACAGAGCCCGCCCTGCCAGAGGGCCCTCCCACAGAACAGAGCCGACTGTTCTTGCTGTCCCACAAGGAGGCACTGATGAAGAGGAACTTCGGTGTCCCCCCAGGAGCTAGTCCAGAGGTGCCCAAGCCCATTCTCAGCTTCTACGTATCAGGGCGCTGGCTTGGGGGCacccagaggaaggaggggactGCATGGGGCCCACCTGAGCCCGAGGGAGATGAGAGCAAGGATCAGAAG gtTCTCTTAGTCTTCCGTGGCTCCTCCATCCGCTGGTTCGAGTTCTTGCACCCGGGTCGAGTGTACCGACTGGTGGCTCCTGGCCCTCCC ACGCCACTGTTGTTCGCGGAGGGCGGGCCGTCCTGCGTCCCGCAGCGTCCTCTGGAGCTGGCCGGCTGCACGTCCTGCCTCACTGTGCGGGACGAGTGGACCGTGGAACTTGAGAGCAGCCGGGACCTCCCCGCCGCGCCTGACGCCAACAAGCCCCTGCCCGAGACCTCGCTGGCCGACCTGCTCAGTGGCGA CCACACCAATTCCCTGGTGTCCTTCTCAGCTGAGGTTTTGTCACGCACACTGTGTGAACCGTTTCCGGCCCCTTTCTGGACAAAGCCTG GCACCGCTCGGACCTCGAGGGGGTGCGTGAAGCTGACCGTAGCTGTGCGGGTTGCCGACTGTCCGTTCCCCCCTCACCTGGACATCTACATCAAAGACCCACACTTGCCTCCCCCGCTGGGACTCCTTCCAGGAGCCCGAGTCTACTTTGGCCAGCTGGAGAAAAAGATTTCCAG TGCTCCCCTGCCCCGCATCTTCCTGGCTGAACTACTGCAGGGGAGCCGGGCCCCGTTCCAGGCCACCGCCTCTTGCCATATCGTTTCTGTCTTCAGCCTTCAGCTCCTGTGGGTTTGTGCTCACTGTACCAGCCTCTGCCCCCAG GGAAGGTGTGCTCGTCAGGGCTCGACGTGCCCCACACAGACGTCCATAATCCAGGCCAGCGTCAG gcTCCTGGTAGAGGACGGCACTGCCGAGGCTTTGGTCACCTGTAAGAATCATCACGTGGCAACGGCTCTAGGGCTCTGTCCCAGTGAGTGGACGTCCCTCCTGGAGTGTGTCCGTGGGCCGGGGAAGGTGGCCTTGCAATTTACAGGTCCTGGAGCCCAAGTGGAG TCTTCAGCCAAGATTGATGAGCCTTTGGTCCTCTTCCTCCGGACGCTTTGTACCAGCTTTTCTGTCCTCCGTCCTGTTGTGCTTTCCTTTGAGCTTGAGAGGAAATCCTCCATGGTCACCGTGTTGG AACCTCCTCGGCTACAGCGGTTCCAGTGTGGGGAGCTGACTCTCCTGACTCGTGTGAATCCCAGGATCCAGCTGTCCTGCCTTTCCATCCAGGAGCCCAAGCACCCCAGCTCCCTGGGAGCCTTTTCCTTGTCCTGCTAA
- the CTC1 gene encoding CST complex subunit CTC1 isoform X1: MEAATAPAPDSEQAWLEAARTFIQETLCPAGTEPDVQLTQLVIDCVKTIWLSQGKNQGFPLPLSYSFVSVQDLKTHQNLPCCSHLSWSSNAYQAWAQEAGPSGTPLPRERLLLLGTLTDLSGDLEQECRKGDLYVKDNTGVLGCELIDLDLSWLGHLFLFPSWSYLPPPRWSSSGEGHLELLSAPVPVLPLTSSPSSLSPLSVLYPETASRLLRHRGKLRGVQPNLAGKLVRVSALVRSQKKAHFVLSLGGSSPAGSLVSVVVQIPAQLVWHRALWPGRSYVLTALRVVRIRGHCYRVWTTSPSSHLLPLRPECVRELELELDGPLLEADPPPLPAPSSSQDGDREAALVRNSTLLSYTGKVTGVLSQPAGLYEMDGQLALCLAYQQFHSLRKVVRPGVSLELQDVHLLQSVGGGTRRPVLAPCLHGAILLRGFSCQKPETQSFHQAQGASLYEQLVWERQLGLPLYLWATKALEELACKLCPHVLRHHQLLQHSCPGNPSPGLQLLAPVLDVLAPPGSSRRNAHKEILEDPHHCPLQKYTRLQTPCSFPTLATLKDQGRCRAWAAFDAKTLLPLPEASHLTSGQLNQRLSWSWLSLLPSTFHPPQILIGLLAASSHKGCLQLRDRSGSLPCLILAKHSQPISDSRLIGCLVRTEKFQLIIERNVRSTFPSCKELSMAGFIQKQQARVYIQFFLADALILPVPRPLLLSAASLAPSQTEPALPEGPPTEQSRLFLLSHKEALMKRNFGVPPGASPEVPKPILSFYVSGRWLGGTQRKEGTAWGPPEPEGDESKDQKVLLVFRGSSIRWFEFLHPGRVYRLVAPGPPTPLLFAEGGPSCVPQRPLELAGCTSCLTVRDEWTVELESSRDLPAAPDANKPLPETSLADLLSGDHTNSLVSFSAEVLSRTLCEPFPAPFWTKPGTARTSRGCVKLTVAVRVADCPFPPHLDIYIKDPHLPPPLGLLPGARVYFGQLEKKISRSHNVYCCFRPSTYLQVLSFPPETSISAPLPRIFLAELLQGSRAPFQATASCHIVSVFSLQLLWVCAHCTSLCPQGRCARQGSTCPTQTSIIQASVRLLVEDGTAEALVTCKNHHVATALGLCPSEWTSLLECVRGPGKVALQFTGPGAQVESSAKIDEPLVLFLRTLCTSFSVLRPVVLSFELERKSSMVTVLEPPRLQRFQCGELTLLTRVNPRIQLSCLSIQEPKHPSSLGAFSLSC, translated from the exons ATGGAGGCCGCCACGGCTCCGGCTCCCGACTCC GAGCAGGCCTGGCTTGAGGCTGCCCGGACCTTCATCCAAGAGACCCTGTGTCCAGCTGGCACGGAGCCCGATGTCCAGTTGACTCAGTTGGTAATTGACTGTGTGAAGACCATCTGGTTGTCCCAGGGAAAGAACCAGGgttttcccctgcccctcagctaCAG cTTTGTCTCAGTACAGGACCTCAAGACCCACCAAAACCTCCCATGCTGCAGCCACCTGTCCTGGAGCAGTAATGCATACCAGGCTTGGGCCCAAGAGGCTGGACCAAGTGGGACTCCCCTACCCCGGGAGCGGCTGTTACTCTTAGGGACACTAACAGACCTGTCAGGGGACTTGGAACAAGAGTGCAGGAAAGGAGACCTCTATGTGAAAGATAACACTGGTGTCCTGGGCTGTGAG CTCATAGATCTGGACCTCTCTTGGTTGGGCCATCTCTTTCTGTTCCCCAGTTGGAGctacctccctcctcccaggtgGAGTTCTTCAGGGGAAGGACACTTGGAGCTCTTGAGTGCTCCGGTGCCAGTGCTCCCCCTGACCAGCAGTCCGAGCTCCCTCagccctctctctgttctctatCCAGAGACCGCTTCCCGCCTGCTCAGGCACAG aggCAAGCTCAGAGGCGTGCAGCCAAACCTGGCCGGGAAGCTGGTTCGCGTGAGCGCTCTGGTGAGGAGTCAGAAGAAAGCTCACTTTGTCCTGTCTCTTGGTGGATCCTCGCCAGCTGGCAGCCTCGTGTCCGTCGTCGTGCAG ATCCCTGCCCAGCTGGTGTGGCACCGAGCCCTCTGGCCTGGTAGGTCCTATGTGCTGACAGCCTTGCGAGTGGTCAGGATCCGCGGCCACTGTTACCGCGTTTGGACGACCAGTCCCTCCTCCCATCTGCTGCCCCTGCGACCGGAGTGCGTGcgggagctggagctggagctggatgGACCCCTCTTGGAGGCTGACCCCCCGCCACTCCCCGCGCCCAGCAGCTCCCAGGACGGGGACAGGGAAGCAGCTCTTGTCCGGAACTCTACGCTCTTGTCATACACG GGAAAGGTCACTGGCGTGCTGAGTCAGCCGGCCGGCCTCTACGAGATGGACGGGCAGCTGGCGCTCTGCCTCGCCTACCAGCAGTTCCACAGCCTCCGGAAGGTGGTGCGGCCGGGAGTCTCCCTGGAG CTCCAGGACGTTCACCTGCTGCAGTCCGTGGGCGGAGGGACGAGAAGGCCAGTGCTGGCCCCCTGCCTCCACGGCGCCATCCTGCTCCGGGGCTTCTCTTGCCAGAAGCCTGAGACTCAGTCGTTCCACCAGGCCCAGGGGGCCTCCCTGTATGAGCAGCTGGTGTGGGAACGTCAGCTAGGACTGCCCCTGTACCTGTGGGCCACCAAGGCACTGGAGGAGCTGGCCTGCAA GCTGTGTCCCCACGTGCTGAGACACCACCAGCTCCTGCAGCACTCCTGTCCTGGGAACCCCAGCCCGGGGCTGCAGCTTCTGGCCCCCGTCCTGGACGTTCTAGCTCCGCCGGGCAGCAGCCGTCGCAATGCCCACAAGGAGATCCTCGAAGATCCACATCACTGTCCCCTACAGAAG TACACGCGGCTGCAGACCCCTTGCTCTTTCCCTACTCTGGCCACCCTGAAAGACCAAGGCCGGTGCAGGGCCTGGGCCGCCTTTGACGCTAAGACCCTCCTGCCCCTCCCGGAGGCCTCTCATCTGACCAGCGGCCAGCTCAACCAGCGTCTGTCGTGGTCCTGGctctctctgctgccctccaCCTTCCACCCGCCCCAG ATTTTAATTGGGCTTCTGGCGGCTTCATCTCACAAAGGCTGCCTGCAGCTTCGGGACAGAAGCGGTTCCCTCCCCTGTCTAATCCTGGCCAAGCACTCTCAGCCCATCAGCGACTCCCGGCTCATAG GCTGCTTGGTGCGGACAGAGAAGTTCCAGTTGATCATAGAGAGGAACGTCAGGAGCACCTTCCCTTCTTGTAAGGAGCTGAGCATGGCGGGCTTCATCCAGAAGCAGCAGGCCAG GGTCTATATCCAGTTCTTCCTGGCTGACGCCCTGATCCTGCCTGTGCCGAGACCCTTGCTTCTCTCAGCCGCCTCCCTCGCACCTTCTCAGACAGAGCCCGCCCTGCCAGAGGGCCCTCCCACAGAACAGAGCCGACTGTTCTTGCTGTCCCACAAGGAGGCACTGATGAAGAGGAACTTCGGTGTCCCCCCAGGAGCTAGTCCAGAGGTGCCCAAGCCCATTCTCAGCTTCTACGTATCAGGGCGCTGGCTTGGGGGCacccagaggaaggaggggactGCATGGGGCCCACCTGAGCCCGAGGGAGATGAGAGCAAGGATCAGAAG gtTCTCTTAGTCTTCCGTGGCTCCTCCATCCGCTGGTTCGAGTTCTTGCACCCGGGTCGAGTGTACCGACTGGTGGCTCCTGGCCCTCCC ACGCCACTGTTGTTCGCGGAGGGCGGGCCGTCCTGCGTCCCGCAGCGTCCTCTGGAGCTGGCCGGCTGCACGTCCTGCCTCACTGTGCGGGACGAGTGGACCGTGGAACTTGAGAGCAGCCGGGACCTCCCCGCCGCGCCTGACGCCAACAAGCCCCTGCCCGAGACCTCGCTGGCCGACCTGCTCAGTGGCGA CCACACCAATTCCCTGGTGTCCTTCTCAGCTGAGGTTTTGTCACGCACACTGTGTGAACCGTTTCCGGCCCCTTTCTGGACAAAGCCTG GCACCGCTCGGACCTCGAGGGGGTGCGTGAAGCTGACCGTAGCTGTGCGGGTTGCCGACTGTCCGTTCCCCCCTCACCTGGACATCTACATCAAAGACCCACACTTGCCTCCCCCGCTGGGACTCCTTCCAGGAGCCCGAGTCTACTTTGGCCAGCTGGAGAAAAAGATTTCCAG ATCCCATAATGTTTACTGTTGCTTCCGGCCATCCACTTACCTGCAGGTCCTGAGCTTCCCCCCGGAGACCAGCATCAG TGCTCCCCTGCCCCGCATCTTCCTGGCTGAACTACTGCAGGGGAGCCGGGCCCCGTTCCAGGCCACCGCCTCTTGCCATATCGTTTCTGTCTTCAGCCTTCAGCTCCTGTGGGTTTGTGCTCACTGTACCAGCCTCTGCCCCCAG GGAAGGTGTGCTCGTCAGGGCTCGACGTGCCCCACACAGACGTCCATAATCCAGGCCAGCGTCAG gcTCCTGGTAGAGGACGGCACTGCCGAGGCTTTGGTCACCTGTAAGAATCATCACGTGGCAACGGCTCTAGGGCTCTGTCCCAGTGAGTGGACGTCCCTCCTGGAGTGTGTCCGTGGGCCGGGGAAGGTGGCCTTGCAATTTACAGGTCCTGGAGCCCAAGTGGAG TCTTCAGCCAAGATTGATGAGCCTTTGGTCCTCTTCCTCCGGACGCTTTGTACCAGCTTTTCTGTCCTCCGTCCTGTTGTGCTTTCCTTTGAGCTTGAGAGGAAATCCTCCATGGTCACCGTGTTGG AACCTCCTCGGCTACAGCGGTTCCAGTGTGGGGAGCTGACTCTCCTGACTCGTGTGAATCCCAGGATCCAGCTGTCCTGCCTTTCCATCCAGGAGCCCAAGCACCCCAGCTCCCTGGGAGCCTTTTCCTTGTCCTGCTAA
- the CTC1 gene encoding CST complex subunit CTC1 isoform X3 — MEAATAPAPDSEQAWLEAARTFIQETLCPAGTEPDVQLTQLVIDCVKTIWLSQGKNQGFPLPLSYSFVSVQDLKTHQNLPCCSHLSWSSNAYQAWAQEAGPSGTPLPRERLLLLGTLTDLSGDLEQECRKGDLYVKDNTGVLGCELIDLDLSWLGHLFLFPSWSYLPPPRWSSSGEGHLELLSAPVPVLPLTSSPSSLSPLSVLYPETASRLLRHRGKLRGVQPNLAGKLVRVSALVRSQKKAHFVLSLGGSSPAGSLVSVVVQIPAQLVWHRALWPGRSYVLTALRVVRIRGHCYRVWTTSPSSHLLPLRPECVRELELELDGPLLEADPPPLPAPSSSQDGDREAALVRNSTLLSYTGKVTGVLSQPAGLYEMDGQLALCLAYQQFHSLRKVVRPGVSLELQDVHLLQSVGGGTRRPVLAPCLHGAILLRGFSCQKPETQSFHQAQGASLYEQLVWERQLGLPLYLWATKALEELACKLCPHVLRHHQLLQHSCPGNPSPGLQLLAPVLDVLAPPGSSRRNAHKEILEDPHHCPLQKYTRLQTPCSFPTLATLKDQGRCRAWAAFDAKTLLPLPEASHLTSGQLNQRLSWSWLSLLPSTFHPPQILIGLLAASSHKGCLQLRDRSGSLPCLILAKHSQPISDSRLIGCLVRTEKFQLIIERNVRSTFPSCKELSMAGFIQKQQARVYIQFFLADALILPVPRPLLLSAASLAPSQTEPALPEGPPTEQSRLFLLSHKEALMKRNFGVPPGASPEVPKPILSFYVSGRWLGGTQRKEGTAWGPPEPEGDESKDQKVLLVFRGSSIRWFEFLHPGRVYRLVAPGPPTPLLFAEGGPSCVPQRPLELAGCTSCLTVRDEWTVELESSRDLPAAPDANKPLPETSLADLLSGDHTNSLVSFSAEVLSRTLCEPFPAPFWTKPGTARTSRGCVKLTVAVRVADCPFPPHLDIYIKDPHLPPPLGLLPGARVYFGQLEKKISRSHNVYCCFRPSTYLQVLSFPPETSISAPLPRIFLAELLQGSRAPFQATASCHIVSVFSLQLLWVCAHCTSLCPQGRCARQGSTCPTQTSIIQASVR, encoded by the exons ATGGAGGCCGCCACGGCTCCGGCTCCCGACTCC GAGCAGGCCTGGCTTGAGGCTGCCCGGACCTTCATCCAAGAGACCCTGTGTCCAGCTGGCACGGAGCCCGATGTCCAGTTGACTCAGTTGGTAATTGACTGTGTGAAGACCATCTGGTTGTCCCAGGGAAAGAACCAGGgttttcccctgcccctcagctaCAG cTTTGTCTCAGTACAGGACCTCAAGACCCACCAAAACCTCCCATGCTGCAGCCACCTGTCCTGGAGCAGTAATGCATACCAGGCTTGGGCCCAAGAGGCTGGACCAAGTGGGACTCCCCTACCCCGGGAGCGGCTGTTACTCTTAGGGACACTAACAGACCTGTCAGGGGACTTGGAACAAGAGTGCAGGAAAGGAGACCTCTATGTGAAAGATAACACTGGTGTCCTGGGCTGTGAG CTCATAGATCTGGACCTCTCTTGGTTGGGCCATCTCTTTCTGTTCCCCAGTTGGAGctacctccctcctcccaggtgGAGTTCTTCAGGGGAAGGACACTTGGAGCTCTTGAGTGCTCCGGTGCCAGTGCTCCCCCTGACCAGCAGTCCGAGCTCCCTCagccctctctctgttctctatCCAGAGACCGCTTCCCGCCTGCTCAGGCACAG aggCAAGCTCAGAGGCGTGCAGCCAAACCTGGCCGGGAAGCTGGTTCGCGTGAGCGCTCTGGTGAGGAGTCAGAAGAAAGCTCACTTTGTCCTGTCTCTTGGTGGATCCTCGCCAGCTGGCAGCCTCGTGTCCGTCGTCGTGCAG ATCCCTGCCCAGCTGGTGTGGCACCGAGCCCTCTGGCCTGGTAGGTCCTATGTGCTGACAGCCTTGCGAGTGGTCAGGATCCGCGGCCACTGTTACCGCGTTTGGACGACCAGTCCCTCCTCCCATCTGCTGCCCCTGCGACCGGAGTGCGTGcgggagctggagctggagctggatgGACCCCTCTTGGAGGCTGACCCCCCGCCACTCCCCGCGCCCAGCAGCTCCCAGGACGGGGACAGGGAAGCAGCTCTTGTCCGGAACTCTACGCTCTTGTCATACACG GGAAAGGTCACTGGCGTGCTGAGTCAGCCGGCCGGCCTCTACGAGATGGACGGGCAGCTGGCGCTCTGCCTCGCCTACCAGCAGTTCCACAGCCTCCGGAAGGTGGTGCGGCCGGGAGTCTCCCTGGAG CTCCAGGACGTTCACCTGCTGCAGTCCGTGGGCGGAGGGACGAGAAGGCCAGTGCTGGCCCCCTGCCTCCACGGCGCCATCCTGCTCCGGGGCTTCTCTTGCCAGAAGCCTGAGACTCAGTCGTTCCACCAGGCCCAGGGGGCCTCCCTGTATGAGCAGCTGGTGTGGGAACGTCAGCTAGGACTGCCCCTGTACCTGTGGGCCACCAAGGCACTGGAGGAGCTGGCCTGCAA GCTGTGTCCCCACGTGCTGAGACACCACCAGCTCCTGCAGCACTCCTGTCCTGGGAACCCCAGCCCGGGGCTGCAGCTTCTGGCCCCCGTCCTGGACGTTCTAGCTCCGCCGGGCAGCAGCCGTCGCAATGCCCACAAGGAGATCCTCGAAGATCCACATCACTGTCCCCTACAGAAG TACACGCGGCTGCAGACCCCTTGCTCTTTCCCTACTCTGGCCACCCTGAAAGACCAAGGCCGGTGCAGGGCCTGGGCCGCCTTTGACGCTAAGACCCTCCTGCCCCTCCCGGAGGCCTCTCATCTGACCAGCGGCCAGCTCAACCAGCGTCTGTCGTGGTCCTGGctctctctgctgccctccaCCTTCCACCCGCCCCAG ATTTTAATTGGGCTTCTGGCGGCTTCATCTCACAAAGGCTGCCTGCAGCTTCGGGACAGAAGCGGTTCCCTCCCCTGTCTAATCCTGGCCAAGCACTCTCAGCCCATCAGCGACTCCCGGCTCATAG GCTGCTTGGTGCGGACAGAGAAGTTCCAGTTGATCATAGAGAGGAACGTCAGGAGCACCTTCCCTTCTTGTAAGGAGCTGAGCATGGCGGGCTTCATCCAGAAGCAGCAGGCCAG GGTCTATATCCAGTTCTTCCTGGCTGACGCCCTGATCCTGCCTGTGCCGAGACCCTTGCTTCTCTCAGCCGCCTCCCTCGCACCTTCTCAGACAGAGCCCGCCCTGCCAGAGGGCCCTCCCACAGAACAGAGCCGACTGTTCTTGCTGTCCCACAAGGAGGCACTGATGAAGAGGAACTTCGGTGTCCCCCCAGGAGCTAGTCCAGAGGTGCCCAAGCCCATTCTCAGCTTCTACGTATCAGGGCGCTGGCTTGGGGGCacccagaggaaggaggggactGCATGGGGCCCACCTGAGCCCGAGGGAGATGAGAGCAAGGATCAGAAG gtTCTCTTAGTCTTCCGTGGCTCCTCCATCCGCTGGTTCGAGTTCTTGCACCCGGGTCGAGTGTACCGACTGGTGGCTCCTGGCCCTCCC ACGCCACTGTTGTTCGCGGAGGGCGGGCCGTCCTGCGTCCCGCAGCGTCCTCTGGAGCTGGCCGGCTGCACGTCCTGCCTCACTGTGCGGGACGAGTGGACCGTGGAACTTGAGAGCAGCCGGGACCTCCCCGCCGCGCCTGACGCCAACAAGCCCCTGCCCGAGACCTCGCTGGCCGACCTGCTCAGTGGCGA CCACACCAATTCCCTGGTGTCCTTCTCAGCTGAGGTTTTGTCACGCACACTGTGTGAACCGTTTCCGGCCCCTTTCTGGACAAAGCCTG GCACCGCTCGGACCTCGAGGGGGTGCGTGAAGCTGACCGTAGCTGTGCGGGTTGCCGACTGTCCGTTCCCCCCTCACCTGGACATCTACATCAAAGACCCACACTTGCCTCCCCCGCTGGGACTCCTTCCAGGAGCCCGAGTCTACTTTGGCCAGCTGGAGAAAAAGATTTCCAG ATCCCATAATGTTTACTGTTGCTTCCGGCCATCCACTTACCTGCAGGTCCTGAGCTTCCCCCCGGAGACCAGCATCAG TGCTCCCCTGCCCCGCATCTTCCTGGCTGAACTACTGCAGGGGAGCCGGGCCCCGTTCCAGGCCACCGCCTCTTGCCATATCGTTTCTGTCTTCAGCCTTCAGCTCCTGTGGGTTTGTGCTCACTGTACCAGCCTCTGCCCCCAG GGAAGGTGTGCTCGTCAGGGCTCGACGTGCCCCACACAGACGTCCATAATCCAGGCCAGCGTCAGGTGA